TCCGCCGCCGACGCCGAACCAGAAAGCTTGGCCGAAGTCCGCGAAGCGCTCCTCAAGGACGTTCAGACGTGGGAAGCTCCCGTGTTGGAGCGGGCGAAAGCGATGGCAAGAGCCTCGTTCGACGGCACGTCGCCTGTCACGCCGTTTTGGGTCAGTCCGGAAGGTCGGATGACGTCCGTCCTGAGCGACAGGTGCGCCTGGACGGGCATCAACGCGATGATGACGGGTGGAACGGTCGGAGTCCCCGATTTTACGGACGTGACGGTCGAGGAGCTGAAAGCGGCCGCGAGCGACCTGATCGATAAGGCGCAAGGCGCGTTCGTCCCGGGCGGCTAAGCGCCTTCGGGCCGTTCTTCAAGGAAGTCGTAGTCCTCGTGCTTCTTGCAAAGGGGCAAGAAGTCGCAATCGCGGCACAGGTCGCGGAAACTCGGGACGAGCGATTCGTAATCGCGGTTCAGGATCTCTTCGCCGATCATGCGCACGTCGCGCAAGAACTCCTCGGAGTCCTTGTCGCTCATGGATGCCGATGCGGAAACGCCCGTCCTCACGGCCATGATGGTGGCTCGGACGGGGCGGTCCGGGAAGCGGTCGCGCAGGAGGGACTGATAGCAGCACATCGCCAGATCGGTCGCAACGTCGGCTTCGGACACGGACCCTCTCCCCGTCTTGTAGTCGACGACTTCGACCGTCCCGTCGTCGTGTTCGTCGACCCGGTCGAGACGGCCGAGGAGGACGAACGGTCCGAGATCGAGCCGCAACGACTTTTCGACCCACATCGTCCGGGCCGTCGCAGGACGCGACACCGCGGCCTCGACGTATTTCTCAAGGATGGACTTACCCTCGCTCAGGGCCTGCATCATCTCGTCCTGGCTGCTATAACCGGCGTCGACCCAAGACTCTTCGAGAGCGGCGACGGCCTGCTCGGTCGTCTCGACACCTTGGTCGCCGCTGTCGTGGAACCGTTGAAGGACCGCGTGGAGGCTCGTACCGAAGGAGTAATAGGACTTCGAGCGCAGGTACCACTTGCCTCGAGGGTCGAGGTACGTCAAACGGTATTTCGTCGGACACGCGAGGTATGTCGTGATTTTCGACGG
The Armatimonadota bacterium DNA segment above includes these coding regions:
- a CDS encoding PD-(D/E)XK nuclease family protein, which translates into the protein MPAKPTLSPSKITTYLACPTKYRLTYLDPRGKWYLRSKSYYSFGTSLHAVLQRFHDSGDQGVETTEQAVAALEESWVDAGYSSQDEMMQALSEGKSILEKYVEAAVSRPATARTMWVEKSLRLDLGPFVLLGRLDRVDEHDDGTVEVVDYKTGRGSVSEADVATDLAMCCYQSLLRDRFPDRPVRATIMAVRTGVSASASMSDKDSEEFLRDVRMIGEEILNRDYESLVPSFRDLCRDCDFLPLCKKHEDYDFLEERPEGA